The DNA window AAAGAAGATAATGAAGCCCTAATAAATAGAATTAATTCCATGGTTGCCAAGGCGAAGCAATCGGATGCTTCAGCAACAAAGAATAGTTTAGATAATATGGGAAGTTTGGTTATCACAAGAACAGCTTATTGCAAAAAAGGCAAATGGAATCGCTTCCCTCCAGAAGTTAAAGGCTCTTTTTGAACTCTTCTTCTATGACATATTTTTTGGCAGCCTTCGCGGAGGGGTTTGGGGAGGAGCGAAGGCTGCCCCCACCCTATCAAAGCCTACCGATATCCCTCTTCTTGCAACCATGGATCGTGTTCGGTATTATAAGGGAGATGGTGCGGGGGCGTCCCGCACGAGCTATTTTTCTCCGCTTTGCGGAGAAAAATGGAGCATTTGAACGCTTCGCTTTTGAACATTAGAACAGTTGAAACGCACGCTCTCAAATGCGGTCAAATGTTCCAATGCGCAAAATTTAGAGCCCAAGAGGCCCCAGAATCCTTCCGGCATATGATCCATAATTTGCGGAACCTGAAGCAGCATAGAATAAATAACTGACAAGAGCTTTGGTCTGCCCAAGACCCCAGACACTCCTTATTTCAGGCGGTATATTGCACACCAATCTTGACATTGTGCTGCTTATAAAAGCCGGCGTGGCCATTGATGGCTTCCATACATTGTTATAAGGCACATAGATCCCAGCCTCTTCCAGTTTATGCCTAAAATCATGATAAGGATCACCGGAATACTTGTTCTCTATTACTTTTTGTCTGATAAGGTCTCTTACCTCGGCAATAGTATCTTTAACTACATCAATTGACGCTATATCCTCACCCTCATCGCCAAGCCTCAGAAATTGCGCCTCGACTACAGGCAGCATTTTTATCAAAGTTCCGTATCTAACAGTTCTCCTTTGGGTAAATTCAAATATACCCGGGAACTTAAAATACCTCAGCCTGCCCGGCCGACACAGGGCAGGATCAATCGCGGCAGAATTGTTCGTGGTAAAGAAAACAAAAGTATTAGCCAATGGTTCGGCAGAACCATCGAGCATCTTTTCCACAAGAGATGTCATCTTTGTTGCTTCGGTATCTCCTTGTTCATACAATGTCTGCGTTGTCTGAGTTGAAGTGCTTCCGCTCGAGGCCGAATATGTCTTAACTAGGGTACTCCTGTATTTAAACCCCATATAGACCTCGGGGTTTTCCCATAGTACAATCGAGCGCATCCCTGTTGCGCAAGCGTATTCTTCGGCTTCTCTAAAAAGAACCTCTACCTTTTCCAGCGGCGTACCGCCAAAAAATGCTTCCGTCAGGTAAAAAAGATTGGCCCGTGATCCGGGATCATTGACACGGGAAGCCAGATTATAGACAAATTCTGTTTTTCCTGTGCCGCAGCCGCCGCCAAGAAGCACACCTCTGAAATCAAGACGGTGGACTGGCCGACTGCCAGATATTAAATCGCGCAGCCCATTGTGCAGAGACTCGATACTTGGATCAAAGAAAGCATAGCGGCCGGGCAGGATACTCCTCGTGCTTAGTCTTCTACTGATGCTCATATTGTTAAGATCAATATTCGGCATAGTCTTCGGGACTCCTTGTTGCTTATGCAGTAATGATCCGTTTAACTATCGAACAGCATTCAAAAGGATTTCAACCAAAAACACTTAATAAGGGTCGGGAAGCAAAGAGAACATGACCGTTTCAGTATTATCTTTAGGACATGTTAATATTAGGTCATGACACTTTTGCCACTTGCGGCTTCTTTTATACTGATAGCCCTGGCAGAACTCGGGGACAAAACTCAGCTGCTAACCCTGGGATTTGCCTCCAGATACCCTCTCCGGACCGTGCTCTGGGCCGTTTCGTGCGCAACCGCCCTTCTTATGGCGCTGGCGGTCATCTTTGGAGGAGTGATCAACCATTATGTCCCACAGGACATGATACAACTGCTGGCCGGAGCGGTTTTTGTCGGCTTTGGTCTTTGGACTATCTTTGGACAGGAAGAAGAGGAAGAAGGCTCAAACAGGAAAGCCTGGCGCAATCCTTTCTGGATAGTATTTACAGCCTTCCTTCTGGCAGAACTGGGGGACAAAACCCAGCTGGCCGCCCTGGCCCTTTCAGCCAAGTACGGGACCCCGTTTCTTGTCTGGCTGGGAGCAACCTCCGGAATGATATTGATAAATCTGATAGCGGCTCTGGCGGGAAAAGGCCTTCAAAAGCTTGTTCCCGAAAAAAAGATAAAATTCTGGTCCGGCGCTCTGTTCATTGTGTTTGGGGTGTTAACCCTGGCAGGTTTGCTGCACTAGCCAAAAGACACGGGCTAAAGCAGCTTTTGGAGCTCTCTTGAAGTCAGCCTTTCCCACTCTCCGGGGCGAAGTCTTCTAAGTTCCAGACGCTTGATCCTTATCCTTTTGAGCCTTATCACCACCCTGCCCTTTTCCTTGAACATCCTTCTTATCTGCCTTTTTTTGCCCTCGCTCAGAACGACAAGGAACTTCTTATCCGAAAGCGGCCTTATCCTGCACGGCCTGGTCATTTCCCCGTCAAGGAGAACGCCTCCTTCGAGTTCCCTGAGCTGCTTTCTGGAAAGAGGAGCATCTACTATCACCTCATACTCCTTTTCGCATTCATACCTGGGGTGCGTAAGCCTGTTGGCAAGTTCCCCGTCGTTGGTAAGGATGACAAGGCCTTCCGAGTCTTTGTCCAATCTGCCCACCGGATAGACCCGCTCCTTTACTTTTACCAGATCAAAGATGGAGCTGCCCTGCTCATCCGAGCACGAGCAGATATAGCCGCGGGGCTTGTTAAGCATAATATAGGTGTTCGTTCTGGACGGCCTAACTGCAGCGCCTTTTACCTTGACAACATCTTTTCCGCTGTCTATGGTCTGGCCGATAGAGGCGGTTTTGCCGTTAACAAGGACCTGCCCGCCGCGGATCATTTTTTCCGCGGCCCTGCGGGAGGAGACCCCGCACTGGGAAAGATATTTTTGCAGTCGCATTTGAGGCATAAGTGTATTTTACTCTATTCGTGACAGAAAGAGGAGGACAGATCCTCAGCAACCGAATATAGCGCTTCGTAAAATGATCCGAACAGGGGCTGAGGGAACCTCGACAGATCGGCAGTATCCAGGCCTCTTGGGACAGAAACGACATAATACGGGTTCATCAGGCTGGGATTTGAAAAGGATACAGAAGGTTCAAACATGCCCGGCAGGTAGCCGAACATTGACCTGTACTCCTCATCGCTTTTTTGCCCGTTAAGCCACGGCTCTATCATCCTTACAAAAGCAAGGGAGGTATCCCCTTTAAAATACCCCCACAAAAAATGGGGAAGCAGCGGCACAGCATAGAACCTTGAACGCGGGTTGTGCCTTTCGGCCAGATAATCGGCCATGTAATCATAAATGCCCCTTGCCAGGTCCAGATAGAGCTGAGGGGCCAAGTGATCCGGCTCCAGAGCTCTAATATCCTCTGACGAATCAAGGTCCACTATCTTTGCGGCCGTTTCACTTTCCACGGCAAAGTTGCCGTGGTGGGGGTATGTGTGCTTTCTTCCTGCTGTATGCATCTGCCGCAGCAGCCCTCCGCTGTGAACTGCAAGAGCCATAACATCCTGCGTGATACCACAGGTTGAAACCTTTGCTTCAAGGTAAGGCCCCAGGCGCACATCCATGTCCCTGGTCATTCCATAGACCGCAAATCCCGCCATGTCCCCTCTGAAAAGCGGCTGTTCGTAGATGCCAAAACCCAGCAAACTGTCCGTCATTCCCGTTCCCAGATGTGCGGCTGTATCCATCTCTATCTTAAGTCTGTCAAGTCTCATGGATCCGTACGGGGACAGTTCATCAAAGGTCTCGGCCCACCCTCCTATCGTATGCGGAGCGACCGCTCCAAGGTGCAGCTCTGCCCTTCCCCTGCCGCGGAGATATGTCTCCATGCCCCCCGTTTCGTCCAGCCGCGGGAACACCCCTTTAAGCCTGAGCGAAGAGAACTGCTCTCCCAGAGGAGTGTTCTTCACAGAAATGACGGCAGTCCTTTCGTCCGTCCTTGGGGAGTCTGCTGCGGCCGCACGCGTTACGGCAAAAGCGAACTGCTTCCTGGACATGCCCAAATTGTTGAGAAAAAAATCAAGATCATAAACCCTGCATTGAGAGATACCTTTAAACTGGGCATAGACCGCCAGCTCCGGAACTATTCCGGCAGCAAGCCGGCATGCTGTTCTGTTTATATTGCTCACGCATATATGTCGATAATTGAGAGGCGGTATTTCACGGCCTAGGAGCTACGGATGCATCAGAAAGGGGCGGGGGGCGGTGCATCTGCCGCGGTAGAAGGAGGTACTGACACAGCTATTGTACTGCGCCAGGTCATAAAGTCCGCTGAATTGGCCAGGTAATCGCCGCTGCCGGTAAGGAAGAAAACGATATAAGAGCCAAAAGCCCCCTGCCCTATTACCGCGTAAGCGACCGAGCCGCCCGGGCCTTCTGCCCGGTACTCTCTTCTCCAGGTCCAGCCTCTTGCGTCATTGTCGGCAGAATCCGCAAGCGTCCAGGAAGCAAAAGGGACCGCTGAGAGGCTTACCAGAGAGTTCTGCATAGAATCCACTGACGGGAATTGCCCGCCAAGGACAAGTATGTTCATCGTATTAAAGTTCCCGATAGCGTCCGAAGGAAAGGCGCCGGCATGATCGCTCTTTATTACGGAAAGATAAGACGGGACCTCCATGGATATTTCGGGGGAACTGACCAGGGTCGTGGAGGCAAAAGAAGCCCCTGCAAAGACAGCAAGCAAAGCGGCAGCAAAAAAAGCGAGTGCGGTTCTTTTCATAATAAGCCTCTTGACCAGCATTCTATCACGCTCAAAAGGGAACCGCCATCAGAAACCAATTAAAATGGATTGCGTGTCGTCATCTTACCGTTTGGGAGGACAAATACCGGCTTGCCGTTCTTGGCATATACATTGGGGACACCAAGTTTTCTGTTCTTTTCCTGGGCTTTTGCCACTGCTTTATTAGCGATTTGCAACATCTCAAAAACAAACTCTCTTAATCTGTTTGTCATCTTGTTTCCTTTTTGAACGATCTAAAAAGCAGACTGTCAACAACCTCAAAACCGGCTTTTTCTCCGCTGGCCACCAGCACCGGCCTTTCCATACCATTATAGAACATTGTCCATTCATCGGCAACATTTTTATATAGCTTCCAGAAGTTGAGCTTGCTTCTGTCAAACCTCCTCAACACATCCTGTTTGGGCACATCATGCCCTCCAGCATCAACTCTTGCCTGTATCCTTCGGAGCGCTATTTCAGCATTATCAACAAACACATAGATTATGGATATTCTAAATCCTTGTTTTTTGACATTTCTGATGGTCTTTAGCAGATATCTGCCGGCCAAAGTAGATTCAACAGCAATTGATTCGCGGGCTTTTATCGCATTGCTTAACCTAACTATGAATCTTTTTCCGGCTTTTATTCTGTTTTCCAAAAGGTTTTTCTTATTTTTTGAAATACTAAGT is part of the Candidatus Margulisiibacteriota bacterium genome and encodes:
- a CDS encoding AAA family ATPase, coding for MLLGGGCGTGKTEFVYNLASRVNDPGSRANLFYLTEAFFGGTPLEKVEVLFREAEEYACATGMRSIVLWENPEVYMGFKYRSTLVKTYSASSGSTSTQTTQTLYEQGDTEATKMTSLVEKMLDGSAEPLANTFVFFTTNNSAAIDPALCRPGRLRYFKFPGIFEFTQRRTVRYGTLIKMLPVVEAQFLRLGDEGEDIASIDVVKDTIAEVRDLIRQKVIENKYSGDPYHDFRHKLEEAGIYVPYNNVWKPSMATPAFISSTMSRLVCNIPPEIRSVWGLGQTKALVSYLFYAASGSANYGSYAGRILGPLGL
- a CDS encoding TMEM165/GDT1 family protein, with amino-acid sequence MTLLPLAASFILIALAELGDKTQLLTLGFASRYPLRTVLWAVSCATALLMALAVIFGGVINHYVPQDMIQLLAGAVFVGFGLWTIFGQEEEEEGSNRKAWRNPFWIVFTAFLLAELGDKTQLAALALSAKYGTPFLVWLGATSGMILINLIAALAGKGLQKLVPEKKIKFWSGALFIVFGVLTLAGLLH
- a CDS encoding pseudouridine synthase, which encodes MRLQKYLSQCGVSSRRAAEKMIRGGQVLVNGKTASIGQTIDSGKDVVKVKGAAVRPSRTNTYIMLNKPRGYICSCSDEQGSSIFDLVKVKERVYPVGRLDKDSEGLVILTNDGELANRLTHPRYECEKEYEVIVDAPLSRKQLRELEGGVLLDGEMTRPCRIRPLSDKKFLVVLSEGKKRQIRRMFKEKGRVVIRLKRIRIKRLELRRLRPGEWERLTSRELQKLL
- a CDS encoding AAA family ATPase, which encodes MKRLVIIAGANGTGKTTLAKEFLKKYKINFLNADEIALSISKNKKNLLENRIKAGKRFIVRLSNAIKARESIAVESTLAGRYLLKTIRNVKKQGFRISIIYVFVDNAEIALRRIQARVDAGGHDVPKQDVLRRFDRSKLNFWKLYKNVADEWTMFYNGMERPVLVASGEKAGFEVVDSLLFRSFKKETR